A genomic window from Treponema maltophilum ATCC 51939 includes:
- a CDS encoding HAD family hydrolase, translating to MKLKMIFFDFGGTLDVYPSDKAQKARASAKVKRMLEEAGAHPLKDVSESEFEKTLFDGLSAYYSWRKEDCIELPPEEIFERFILNKYGIEKRISDEFGEKAAFIIETDGYHRSARPEAKEAMEMLRAKNIPLGIISNIISRGQVPYSLESYGLTEYFNPVILSATYGKRKPHPGIFRHACEKAGVDIRDAMYVGNSPSKDIDGAKNAGMGKTVLIEYFDNDPHDTGAQADFTIKDLRELIPIAEELL from the coding sequence ATGAAACTTAAAATGATTTTTTTTGATTTCGGCGGAACGCTCGACGTCTATCCGAGCGACAAAGCGCAAAAGGCGCGCGCATCTGCAAAAGTCAAACGCATGCTTGAAGAAGCGGGTGCACATCCTCTGAAAGACGTAAGCGAGAGCGAATTCGAAAAGACGCTTTTTGACGGCTTGAGCGCGTACTATTCGTGGCGCAAAGAGGACTGCATCGAACTTCCGCCGGAAGAAATTTTTGAGCGCTTTATTTTAAACAAATACGGCATCGAAAAACGCATAAGCGACGAATTCGGCGAAAAAGCCGCGTTCATTATCGAAACCGACGGCTATCACCGAAGCGCGCGGCCCGAAGCAAAAGAAGCGATGGAAATGCTGCGCGCCAAAAATATTCCCTTGGGAATTATAAGCAATATCATATCGCGTGGTCAGGTTCCCTACTCGCTTGAAAGTTACGGCTTAACCGAATACTTCAATCCGGTAATACTTTCCGCAACCTACGGCAAACGCAAACCGCACCCGGGAATTTTCCGCCATGCGTGCGAAAAAGCCGGAGTCGACATACGCGATGCAATGTATGTGGGAAACAGTCCGTCAAAAGACATAGACGGAGCAAAAAACGCGGGAATGGGCAAAACCGTTTTAATAGAATATTTCGATAACGACCCGCACGATACGGGTGCACAGGCCGACTTTACGATTAAAGATTTGCGGGAACTTATACCGATAGCGGAGGAATTGCTGTGA
- a CDS encoding MurR/RpiR family transcriptional regulator produces MGKDCFQRILDIYDTLPKQQKKIADFVLTGFSEVIYFSVGRMAEAIGVSAASIVRFARTLGFTGFLDFQEAFFEYHKKIHSPGGRVQHLMEDLQAAEINYRTITEKEIRYLQSSVNRISDDTYQKAVDLICKAHTVHILGVGPNEMLGSHLAFRLRRFSVNCFHHTHGDSLLAEELLSLQSGDAALAYDFSRVSNELKIFIDIMKKKRVPVILITDIPNPAITKDCELVFCAERGPQGSFHSPLVPLAVTNALLVGVAYKKDKKALQTLELLEQYRQQYYYNKTGEKHET; encoded by the coding sequence ATGGGCAAAGACTGCTTTCAAAGGATTTTAGACATATACGATACGCTGCCCAAACAGCAAAAGAAAATCGCCGATTTTGTGCTGACCGGGTTTTCGGAAGTAATTTACTTTTCCGTCGGACGCATGGCGGAGGCCATAGGCGTAAGCGCGGCTTCGATTGTCCGTTTTGCCCGGACGCTCGGCTTTACCGGCTTTTTGGATTTTCAGGAAGCGTTTTTTGAATATCACAAAAAGATTCATTCGCCGGGCGGACGGGTGCAGCATCTTATGGAAGACCTGCAAGCCGCCGAAATAAACTACCGTACCATTACGGAAAAAGAAATTCGGTACTTGCAGAGCTCCGTAAACCGTATCTCGGACGATACATATCAAAAGGCTGTGGACTTAATCTGCAAAGCGCATACGGTGCATATTTTGGGTGTGGGGCCGAACGAAATGCTCGGCAGCCACCTTGCGTTCAGGCTGCGCCGCTTTTCGGTCAACTGTTTTCACCACACGCACGGCGACTCGCTGTTGGCCGAAGAGCTGCTTTCACTGCAAAGCGGCGATGCGGCGCTCGCCTACGATTTTTCACGCGTGTCAAACGAGCTTAAAATCTTTATCGATATAATGAAAAAAAAGCGTGTGCCGGTCATTTTGATTACGGACATACCGAATCCGGCGATAACAAAGGACTGCGAGCTTGTATTTTGCGCCGAGCGCGGACCGCAAGGTTCCTTTCACTCGCCGCTTGTACCGCTTGCCGTTACGAACGCTTTGCTGGTCGGCGTCGCGTACAAAAAAGACAAAAAAGCGCTGCAAACCCTTGAACTTCTTGAACAATATCGACAACAATATTATTACAATAAAACCGGAGAAAAACATGAAACTTAA
- a CDS encoding PfkB family carbohydrate kinase encodes MKKYDIVSIGHITNDVRNMMGNKTPFTGGAAYFSPFAAKRTGASVLVITKMAAKDKPLLSELTKEGIDVLCLDSAHTTSIENAFSGPDMDKRTLNLISLADPFSASDIPADIAAGVFHIAGLFYGEVGEDMIPFLAEKGKTALDVQAVLRHIDNGTIVCKDWEQKKRYIPYVHYLKADTAEARVITGTDDKEKAAEMLFDWGAKEIVITEQKEVLVFDGKTHRRAPFNPSNQEGRVGRGDTCFLSYIARRLTHGIEDSARYAAALTSIKMEKPGPFCGTVEDVVERIKTQAY; translated from the coding sequence GTGAAAAAATACGATATTGTTTCGATCGGGCATATAACAAACGATGTGCGCAACATGATGGGCAACAAAACGCCTTTTACCGGCGGAGCCGCTTACTTTTCGCCCTTTGCGGCAAAACGGACGGGCGCATCGGTGCTCGTCATCACCAAAATGGCGGCAAAAGACAAGCCGCTTTTATCCGAATTGACAAAAGAAGGCATCGACGTCCTCTGCCTCGATTCCGCGCACACCACGTCGATAGAAAACGCCTTTTCCGGTCCCGATATGGACAAACGTACGCTCAACCTTATTTCGCTTGCCGATCCGTTCAGCGCTTCCGATATTCCGGCCGACATCGCCGCCGGCGTTTTTCACATTGCGGGTCTTTTTTACGGTGAAGTCGGCGAAGACATGATTCCCTTCCTTGCCGAAAAGGGAAAAACGGCGCTCGATGTGCAAGCCGTGCTGCGGCACATCGATAACGGCACAATCGTTTGTAAAGATTGGGAACAAAAAAAACGGTACATTCCCTATGTGCATTATTTAAAAGCCGACACAGCCGAGGCGCGCGTTATTACGGGCACCGACGATAAAGAAAAAGCGGCCGAAATGCTTTTCGATTGGGGAGCAAAAGAGATTGTCATAACCGAACAAAAAGAAGTGCTCGTCTTCGACGGAAAAACGCACCGACGCGCTCCGTTTAATCCTTCAAATCAGGAGGGAAGAGTCGGCCGCGGCGACACGTGCTTTTTGTCGTACATTGCGCGAAGGCTCACGCACGGAATTGAAGATTCCGCCCGGTACGCCGCCGCGCTCACCAGCATCAAGATGGAAAAGCCGGGGCCCTTTTGCGGAACCGTCGAAGATGTCGTCGAACGCATAAAAACGCAAGCGTACTGA